TTTCAATATGAGTTTGAGAAAGTTGTACGCTAGTAAATGGAATGTTAATACTTCCTAATACAGCACCTCTTTCAAATCTATTAAAGAGGAATTTTAATAggtatcaattatttttaaactgaattgttattttatttttataaaccgAATACTCACTGCATATTATTACGAATATCTACTGATATTAATCTCTCGGGATCGTTATCTAATAAATTCATAAAATCATCAACGCTAATTCTCGGCATTTGTTCAGTTCCTGGTTCTGGTTCAGACCAATTTACATCCTACAACGTAATATTCCGTATTTCCgaaaacttataaaattatttaagtataTGTACAAATTTATTTGTATACCTTAGGCTGGTTAAACTGATGTTTTCTATAAGTTATACTAGGTGGTGTCATTTGATACATTGTCATAGAATCTTTAACGCATAGCTCTATGTCAATTTCAGGGAGATcagaaaatagaagaatacaCTCATTAAAACCAGAAGTTAAAAGAGAATCACGTAATTGTTTTAATATTGCTAAACCAACAAGAAGCGGAAATGATGAATCTCCCAATAATAGTTTATCCCACAAATGCAATATTTTGTGAAGTGGAAATACGTCTGAAAGTCAATACGTAATAACGCGCGTAATTTAGCTGAAATGTATTTGATAATACgatatttatgataaataacTTACGCGAAAACATTGTTAAAAACCAGGGTATAGCAAACAATTCTGGTACAAAGTTAATCGATCTAAGATGATTTGCCAATTGAGGATCATGAAAGGCTATTATTTGTGAGAATTTTCCTAAATATTCTTGTATGATGGCAGAATTATCTTTCAGAAAGAATTTATGAAGATATTTCGGTATAAATGCGGACAGACATTCAAATGCTCTAGCTAAAATAAAATGTGTTATAAACAAAACTCAGAAAtgaataagataaaaagtatacaATACCTTCGTTATTAAAATTCAGATAAAGAAACGGAGCAGTTAATGAATCTAATCCTTGCCAATAAACATAATGAGGATTATTTCTAACCCAGGCTTTAAGCAATCTCTGTAACCTCTCGTGGCCAGCACCAGAGGATAATAATTCACTGTACTGATGACATCTTGGTATATCTACCTCTAtctaacaaattattaataaactaaaacatgAACATTTGTAACGATATAATAAGATCATTAACACATTACTTGTCTATCTGTATGAGTAGGTGTATCTTTATCAATCATATCATAACGTTTCTGAATATCACCAGTGATACTAAGCAATGCTGCCCAAACGGCCCCTCTAACAGGTGGAGGTATATCTTTGTGCGCTTCTTCAATGATCGCTTCTCGAGTAATCGGATAAACCTaaattataatcaatataaatgcattataaattaattttatgaattacAAAGTTATTGTAAACATCTAACTGCATTTACTTAATAGTTTTTTTAGCAAACCTTTtatactaaaataaaatttataaaatttgatataaCGTGATTACCTGTAGTAATCTATCATACAAAACAACTCtataaaattgatattctgTATCCCTTTCTCTGATAATTAAAGGTAATTGTGAAGCAGCATCTATTAAATCTTCTTGTAACTGAATATGCATTCTgtgaaaaaattaatgaaaaattcgtaCGAGATTAAAAGTAAATGTTTTTTACTAAATATTTAATACCTACTGACTTGTTAACCAGGGGTAATTTGCTATATATGGAATGTGAGATAGACGTTGACGCAGTGTCTCAAGAGGAATTTTGACTATGCGCAAATCAAGCAGGCTTGCTGTGTCTCTTTGACCAAACATTTGACCTAAAAGTATTACCAAACTGAAAAAAAAGATTATATGTGATGCTCTCTTTTTACAGAATACATtagtaaaataattagaattacTTTGGAATAGATAAGATAGGTGGTGTTGATCTAATAAGTCCTTGCTTTTTTAGCTCTCCAGTAATATCTCCACCTGCTAATTGCCACAAATAATACAACTCATCCATTTTTCTAActataacatttttataaagattttcttctttatctttttcatttttcagtaAAAAATTGTCAAATATTGTAAGTTTCAATAACTCCTCTGGTGTTTTACGTTTTGAGGGATGAATTTGAAGGCAGGAGTCTATAAATTCTTTTACCTCATCAGGTAATTCCTGATATAATAATAAACTATCAGTGGtgtaaatattaatgaaaatctgTAATATATACTTAAAAAGGTCATACCTTGTAAAcattataacaattattttctcttgcaataCGTTCAAACACAGAAGTTTCGCAATGTATCAAACTAAGAACTTTTCGCAAACATTGGGATAATTTCACATTTGGCCAGATTAATTTTCCTATTAACAATTCTGCTATAATCATTCCTAAAGACCAAGAATCCACTTTTGGGCTACTAACACCTgaacttaaaaatatttcaggtGCAGTATATTTTGGGTATctacaaataaatattatctacaaataagtatattatttaaaatacttaGTTACAGTAATACAAACCCAATAGGAAAAGATACATTTTTTCCACTGTCTGTCATATAGTATAAtccaaaattatataattgtacATTTCCACTTGTATTAATGAGTATATTTTCAGGGCTTAAGTGTCTATGTACCAAACCTAACGTATTCATATGTTGTAAACCTAATAAACATTGAAATGCTATTTTGATAATATCATCAACAGTTAAGTTTTCTTTACTGCTCAATGGGTCTCCATTATACTCTGTAACAACTACTATCCGTTCTACaaaaaaatttgtacaaattatttaacTGTTCATATATTTATAAGATACTTATAAAGATAAGAATTTTTACCATGTTTGCTTCTAATTATATCAAGGTAAGTAGATAAATATGGATGGTGAATAGTTTTTAAAAATTGAGATTTTCCATATATAGTTATTGAATTTGGTGTAAGAGGCAAACCATTACTGCCACAAAGTTCAACCGGATGACTTTGGGCAAAGAATGTCATTCCACCAAAACAACgttcttcattttctaaaagTGCTGGACACATCTTCTaatctataaaattattaattatttcatgtactaatattatttaataatgtaaCTTTTAAAAAAAGGTGTTAACTGCTAATTTAGATTAAACAGTTCTtcatacaaatttttcattgtatAATATAGAATATCACCCATCGGCAACActtgtaataaaaaatgttgaCACTTGTAGGGGGCGACACTAAGCGACGAAATAATTCAAACGGTTTTTAACGAACAATTTGACGAAAACGTAGTATTTTCCTTGCAAATTCTAACTTAGAATTTACTTAGAATTAGtatatgtttaaaaattaataatagtatcaggttgtatttaataataagaataagttttttgtaataaatataagaataagaaaaaatgCAGAAGGAACAACCTGAACCATCGCAAACCCATCGAATTAAAAGGTGAATAAAAAGttctttgatttcttttttttttttagtttaatataataatttgtgtATATTTTTAGGACTCGTAATGCTTCTACTCCAGatcgaataaaaaagaatataatggATAGTACAATGACAAACATCCGTTTTCAACATAGGGCAACTATGTCTGCAGCAGATTTTGCCTTACCACAAAGTAACCAAATTGAATCTAACTTTTTTGTAAAACAACGCATTTATAATTGAAgatattaattgatttaataaTGTAGGTTCTTCAAAGAGAAAACTTACAATGGATAGGTCAGTTATGGGTCCTTCACAGATACTTTCAGAAGGAAACAGCGTAATAGATAGCGAATCCAATGATGTTGAGCTGAAACTTCTTTATGATGAATATTTACAAAACACAATGACAGAAATAATCTTAAAGAAGAAAGCAGAGGAAaggaaacaattatttttatcacaATTGGCAACAATAGCAAAGGAATATGAACACaacgaagaaaaattgtttgaatTGAAAACCAGAGAAAGGGACATAATAAATTTAACTAAAATTCAAAATGATATTGATAAACAAATTACagatataaataattgtattagTAAGTATTGGACAGAATTATGTATCTGTGATATCATACGATTAACTATGTGATTttagaattcatttttcttattaattgtaGAAAGTGaagattctaaaaaattaaaCGATATTTTATCTAAGTTATATAGCCTTTTGCAGCCTTTAGACAAACTTCGTTGTAATAATATAATTCTTCCTGAAACACCAGAAGAATGGGAAGAAATGATGAAAAACTTTAAATCATGCAATGCTACCTTAGAATCTATTATGGATTTAATTGGAACAAAAAAGGAATCCTATCAAAACGTTAATAGTGGTATTAAAGAGTTTATCAATACCttcaataatattgaaaattatacaaaaaggTATAACATTTCCAGCATCAttcgttaataattattttgtaaactgatattattatgttttttaGATTGGAGAAAGATATTTCTGATTTAGAAGCTCTTATTTTGAAAAGTGCATCTTTGTCCTTAGCACAAAGTGATAATTAAACATGCTGTTACATAAGTTATATGGTAattattgcattatttttacatttgttgtttataaaaataagtattatagattattataattatactataaaaataaaaactgattTACAATTTGAATATATGCTCATGTATTGTCTGTGTGTACtaacataaaaaatttttagttTAGGCTCAAAAACTACTTCTATGAATAATATCCCACGTATGATAATTCGAGCAGACGTCgccatattttgaaaattagtgCAAGCATTTCAATTAACAATCACCAATTTATCCTGCTACAGAATCCTGCCTATTTACTACATCAGATATGAAAAGTAAAGGTAACTGAATGGCACAGAAAAGTAGAAAGATTAATTTACTTGCAACGAAAATACACAGCGaaggatatttttaaaaatttcgcgAAATACGCGTTGTACCTTTACACGAGGATAGCGCTGCCGACGGAATTTCTTTGAAATCAACGTGTACGTACTGATTGGCGAGGCTAGAGGACGGGGTTGGAGACGCGTATACGCATGACTGCGACCTCTCGCcatatttaatttttcccaAATTTTGCGAACCGGCGCCGCAAAGAAAATCAAAGGAGGAAGAAAGGTTTTCCAGCCGACGATTAATTCGAGGAGTTGAATCATCGACGCGAGACGATCGCGTTTGATATTTCCCGGAATATCACGATGGGAGCAGCGAGGCGCAGGTCGCGGTATTCGCGTGCATCCAACCCCCGCGGATTTTTCCTCGCCCGCGCGCGATTTTATTCTGCGCATGGAAAGCAATTTTGCCCAATCATAAATAGGGCTATTGTGGGGGGATGGTGTATGCTGCTGGCGCATTTCATACATCCGAGTGTAATGGTAACCAGATAGAGGCGTCGCGCGGGGCTATCGGCCGGTTAGCATCGTAAATACTTATTACTTCCTCTGAAAAATTTCGTCTTTCTTTTCCTCCTGCTTCACCCCTATCTTTATCTCACCCTCGGTGTTTTTTCTATATCcctcgtttctctctctctctcatacgTCCCATGCCTGTCTTTGTCTCTCTCATTCGCACgcgatatcttttttttttttctcgcggCGTGGAAAGCTTACGTATGACGTACTCTGTGCACGAAACGGAAGTAACGACGTGATGCACGACAGGTCGCGCGCGCGTGATCTCTTACGTacatgtgtatgtgtgtgtgatAGCAGTAAATCGTGTTTGTGCGTGCGAGCGTACGGCCGAGCGAGTGATCTGTGACGTCAGTGGTCCGATCGGTCGTCACCTGTCAAGCCAGCGTATCCCTCGTCTTACCTCAATTTTCTCTCTCACCCCCTTGCCTTTCTTATTTCTCTCAtgctctctccctctttctccccATTTCTGTCTCTATGTATGTAATACTTGTACCCGTCTCGTCTCTTCTCCTCCTACTTACTTCCCCTGACTACATTTCTATCTCTTGCTCTCTTACTTTTGGTCCCTCTTTTATACCATTGCACTCATACTAGTCACTCTCTTGCCGACCATGCAATCCGATCCATTTTCCTCCCTCTGCTCACCGAGTACCACCGACTAACCCCCTCTCTCAGCTTAACCCTCGCAGTACCCCACCTCTCACCCTCGTCGTCGTTTCTTCCGTCCACCCACTTTCTACCCCATTTCCTCCCCTTTGCTCTCTCATCACTGTGCCAGCTTCTATCCTTGCCAGTCCGATTTTCTCTCACTCTTTTCCGCTGGTAAAAGCAGTGGCGTAGCCAGCAGGATTTCTCCTCAGCAGGAAAAGGAACAGGCTCTCCTTGTGTCTATCCCCGTCGAGGGATGACAGTCGTAAGGCAGTATACCCGATAGACTCGTATATTCGAATCGAGCATCTGAAAAAGAATGATCGTTAAAGGAACGACGAGGTATTATCCGTATTTAGTGTAAACAATGTCCAGCCTCGAGTGGAATCCATGAAAAATTCGATATCGGTTTACTACAACCGGGTGGACAGGAGAGCGCGTGTATCTCTATATTCGTCCATCTCTTTCGAGCTTCGAAAGTGCTCTCTTACCGCGGctttccctttccctttcccCCTTGTACCAGGGTGGTAGCAAAAGCTTCCACCCCGTTCGCCCTTCCTGGTCGCCTCTCTGTCGGCCCGAAAACCGAGCCTTTGAAGCACCGAGCGCGACTACCAACCACCCCCGTTCACCCATTCGCCCGCTCGGCCGTCCACCAGCCCTCTTCTACCCCGTTGGTCTCCGGGCTGCTGCCACCCACCGATATATACCCCCGCTTGCTCCGCTCGCCGCGACGACCGCAGACACAAAAACAATAACAAATCGATTCGCGAGGGCAATGGGAAGGGGTCAGCAGCGAGGTAGGACGACGATGAAGAGAGGGACGAGAGATAGGGGGTTGTacgtctttctctctctttctctctgttggtcgccgccgccgccgccgccgccgcctctCTTTTCCCTCGTTCCTCCTCGTCCCTCTTTCTGGATATTGTATAGAGAACGTTATGCTAAAGTATGCATGCACGAGGGTTGGTCCAATGGTCAGGAATCTCGCGAGTTCGTTCTGCGGCACCGGCACGTATCCGGACACGTATATCCTCGGTGGCGTGCCTCGTGAGACTCCGCGTGCCACGTTGTTCCGACGTTGTTAGCGCCGCTACTAACTTCCGTAACACTTCCGGTCAACCCGATCACCCACGAAGGATCGGCTGTGCAAGAATGCTCCGTAGGCCGGGGGATGATTTACCGTAATGACGATCGGCCTGAATCGCGGTAGGCCACCGGACGGTCATCCGTAAGAGGAATCTCTCTTATTCGTTACGTTATTTCGTTGCTTTCCGTTAGATAAGTTAATCGGCTTGTTTGCTGGCTTTTCACTCATTGGACAGCATTACGATTATTGCGCTTTTCTTGACGATGCTAAGATCGCTCCTCACCATCGActtggaatattttttttcattttttttttttcttttataaataacattGTTGTTAAAGCTTCTCTGCAtgcttaatttattattaatgaagAGTTAAATTTATAGGCTGTGAATACTTTAACATACATAATTTGAGAAGAAATTTATCACTATTAACGCTATGTTAATAAAATTCTGGTTAAATAATTCAAGAATAAATGCAATCACTATGTTGCATTTAAATGCGGGTGAATGAGAAGACAGCAAATGAGGGTTGTTTTTCCGCGACAGACGCCTGTatctatctctttttttttttattgcttctATGTATGTGTATTTGtcgttataaaataattaaacgcgATTGTGTAGCTTTATTTATTGCGAAAGCATAATAATAGTTTGAAACTGTAGATATTTTATCCCTTCTTTGGAATAGGGGGATCACAATGGACCCCGAAATATCCAAAGAATGTTTAAATGTCGCTAATAAGTGATTGTATTATTTGTCAAAATAATCTTTCATTGTCTGAAAGACGCGTTCAAACGTTACCAGTTTCCTTTCTCAAACGTTCTAACAAAAGTGAACGTTAGCCTGATAGAAATTGTTCAACTATTTAGAATATTTGTTTGCGTTATTGTTGCCTGATTTATGAGATAAAACAGCAGCAACGAATAATGCATTTCCTTATTTCGTCGAGCTGTTTTGTTCATTGGATAAATTCGACGTTGGTACAAGCGttcgataaattatttaatatattaaattctcTTCACACTCGACATTTCGACGTTTTTCCTTTAGTTTCTTTTGATTAATTGTTCTCTGATACTGGTTCGTatccttatttcttttttagggATACGAATCGGTGTTTTAATGGCAAAACAATTGATTGCACTAGTTTTAAAGAAATCTGCATCGATGAGCAACCAGTGTATTCCGAGcttctaaattaaaaaagtgCACTTCGGTtcatttggaattttattttataatgtaaacGATCATTAAAATGATTACGGTTTCCTCGACAGTTTTACGAATAACGAGGGCGGACGaagttttgaaaataatgagtTCAAAGCTTGCACATCGTGGACCTATTTATTAAACATTACAAAATGCACTGCAATTAAGCAGTGCTTCTGGCTGTTGCGAAAACTCTATTCAACATCGTTTCTCTTTTGTTTCCCTGTCGCTGTTTATGTAGAAACGTGAATTTAGCGAACTGAATTTACTTGTATCCTTTTTTCATTAACGTTAGATCTAGGATGGGAaagaaattaacattttttatctaaacacattaataatttttattaacctACGGTACACGTTCGTTCGACGATTCgttataaattaaatgaaataacaatattttatacccGTCGAAATTCGACGTGTTCTACCTTTCATTCGAGGATTTTCAATATCCTTGCTCGACAGAGACTAACAGGATTTTCCTCGTTTACCTTCGATCCCCATCGTATACGTACACACATTCGCGTATCTCATTACGAAATTTCTATTGTAACCCTCCATTGCGCATTGAAAAGCTCCCGTTCTCGCTATATGAAAATtgtcttcattaatttattGAATACCGCATTGGAGGTATCGTCATGAAAGCAAACGTATTAATGTGCACGAGATAATTACGATTCCATTGTCCAGGATCGAAGCATTTCTATCAATTGTTTTTTGTTCTCTCGTTTTTCATTCTCTCCTCTGCAATGGTACCTTTGAAAGTTTGGAAAATTCACCatagaattattgaaaatttaaaattttccttATTTATCAAACTATCGTTAGTTTAAAACGATCGATAGAAATCAGTTCCTTCGATTCGCAAAGTATCTCCGAAAGTGTCTCCCCTGTAGacgttcaattatttattaacgatCGTCTCTATTCTCGTCTCCCACGTGATCTTATCAATCTTTCATCCATGAAAACTCGACTAGCTGGCATATATGATCGCCAGGGAAAGAACGAATATCGTATTTTCCATTAACCGTCTCCCTATTTTAAGGATCCCCGTGAACCGCATCCATCAGTCGTACGAATTACTCTCCTCCGGCTTCGATTCCTGATTCGAACGAGCTCCTCCTGGCGAACTCAGCCACGCTCAAACCGTACCAGTTCTCTGACCACCGTTTCACCTGCTTCTTTCAGATGGAATATGGAATCTGGAGTCTTCACGCCGCGGGTGAACTTTGGGCTGACCCGCGTCTCGCCCGAAGGCACTCGATTCTACCAGCCAGCGCGACGCAGTTGCTTCCGAGGGCTGCGTTCGCCCTGAGCGGTCTTCATCGACCTGACATGCTGCCGTTACCACTCACGTCCACCCCCGATCCCATGGAACCGTACGGACCGATGGAATTGGTCGCGAAACCGTCAGCGGATAGGGACGCCGAGAAGAGCGAGGCCGAGGAGGAGAAACACGAGGACAACGAAGGAAACATCGAAAAACCAGACGAAAATGATTATCAGGTAGATTAATTCTCTCGGATAATTGTTCCCTCGATTAATAATCGATGGATGTAATTTTAGTTGAAATACTGTTGGATTTTCGTTGGTTTTGGAAGAGATTCCAATGTTTCATCGGCATTGCGGTTCGCTTCCTAAGATACCACTGTGTTTCTTGATAAAGTCAGCTGCAATCTTGGCAAGGAGTCAGAAATCTTTTCCAAAAGTACCTACATAGAAAGTTTATAGTGAAACTTTAATCTGTTTCTTCGGTTAAATGTTCAAGAgtgttttctttattatttacttgaaattgaagagaattaatatttctattctTAACGAGGAACCCCTTTCCGTTGAATTTAGTATTTTATTGAAACGTTTGATTCATCTCTTACAGACTTCTGTACCAAAGGAAAACAACGACAACGAGGACGCGGGGGAGGAGAGCGACACCGGAAGCACGAACAGTTCCCATCGGTCGGCTAACAATAATTTGTCGACCAAGTTGCTCGACCCGATGGCTTATCTCACATTCGATAAGGTTCATTGCGCTTATTActttgaaagaagaagagaactcTTGTATTTGTAGCTTCTCCAATACATCTAAGATTCTAAGTTAATTTAATAGTaatagaaaatttgtttttcttacAGGAGGGAGCAGTTACACCGGTTCTAAATGGCTGGGTACTCAGCGCCTATACCGCCATGCTTGGCAGACTTTCTGCAGCAACCGCAGCTCTTGAGGCGACGGAAATCCCAAATGTTCCTTCCGACAGTGATTCTGAAAGCGAGCATTCGTCATACACTGAAAAGTATACGTCActcgaattattttattattttatttcagtgcAATACTTTAAGTACCAATAACAATCATTGTTACTTAAATTCTGGCTGGGTCATTCTATATTAAAATAACTGAAGAAATGTTGAAGCACGGCAAAGTACTTAAAGGGCAGGCTTTTACTTACTGTACCAGAAAATCGATAAAACATTCAATGTATCAGTGGACTCTGAGAACGAATCCTCTTTTCTCTGTTCAACAATGTGAACGCGTTTCTGATATTTCAAAAATCCGAGATAAATGGCGTCGTAAATCAACGACTTTGAAGGATATTGGCCAGCGGTAGAATTACGAGCCCTTCGTGGAAATCGGTTACGATATTTGGATAAATGGTTTCAAATCAAACTgcttttttattcctttttatacataaatactttatatatatatatatttttttttcttttcttattttaactTGTTATTTATATACTTTTGTATTGGAATTTTTAGATCACGAGGTAGTAGTCCAAACGTAAGCAATGCCCATCGTGGTTATTCCTGTGGCTCCTGCGACGTGGTTGCACCCACGAGGCCAGCCCTACGAAAGCATATTGTCGACTGTCACCCGCCTGTGTCTAGCACGGAAACGGGGGAAACGAAAAGTTGTCCGTCGTCGGGGTGTGATTTCACAACGAGCAGCAGGTGCGAGATGGAGACACACGTAGCTGCACACGTGGCACAAGGAATGACACCCACAGGAAAGAAACGTACCCTGGCATTGCAACGTGTCAGGTATAGGTACTTAACGCTGATCAGTAATTTCTTACCAAGAACGCTCAGCTTCGAAAGGgttgattaaaataattttcactgcTTGTGTACGGTTTAATTCGTAGATACGAAAGAGAAGAGTATCGGTGCTCGTTGTGCTCGTACGCGTGCACTATCGAAAAGGCATTTCAAAGGCATTTAAGGGCTCACGCGAAGGGCACGGCACCGGAAACGAGG
This Osmia lignaria lignaria isolate PbOS001 chromosome 9, iyOsmLign1, whole genome shotgun sequence DNA region includes the following protein-coding sequences:
- the LOC117600288 gene encoding TBC domain-containing protein kinase-like protein, with the translated sequence MCPALLENEERCFGGMTFFAQSHPVELCGSNGLPLTPNSITIYGKSQFLKTIHHPYLSTYLDIIRSKHERIVVVTEYNGDPLSSKENLTVDDIIKIAFQCLLGLQHMNTLGLVHRHLSPENILINTSGNVQLYNFGLYYMTDSGKNVSFPIGYPKYTAPEIFLSSGVSSPKVDSWSLGMIIAELLIGKLIWPNVKLSQCLRKVLSLIHCETSVFERIARENNCYNVYKELPDEVKEFIDSCLQIHPSKRKTPEELLKLTIFDNFLLKNEKDKEENLYKNVIVRKMDELYYLWQLAGGDITGELKKQGLIRSTPPILSIPNLVILLGQMFGQRDTASLLDLRIVKIPLETLRQRLSHIPYIANYPWLTSQMHIQLQEDLIDAASQLPLIIRERDTEYQFYRVVLYDRLLQVYPITREAIIEEAHKDIPPPVRGAVWAALLSITGDIQKRYDMIDKDTPTHTDRQIEVDIPRCHQYSELLSSGAGHERLQRLLKAWVRNNPHYVYWQGLDSLTAPFLYLNFNNEARAFECLSAFIPKYLHKFFLKDNSAIIQEYLGKFSQIIAFHDPQLANHLRSINFVPELFAIPWFLTMFSHVFPLHKILHLWDKLLLGDSSFPLLVGLAILKQLRDSLLTSGFNECILLFSDLPEIDIELCVKDSMTMYQMTPPSITYRKHQFNQPKDVNWSEPEPGTEQMPRISVDDFMNLLDNDPERLISVDIRNNMQFERGAVLGSINIPFTSVQLSQTHIETLGPHAKPLAESKNSIVVIIGPHDQNNALFADFLVKCGITGVCSLQGGIYALRKKFPNIIMAAR
- the LOC117600366 gene encoding uncharacterized protein LOC117600366, whose protein sequence is MQKEQPEPSQTHRIKRTRNASTPDRIKKNIMDSTMTNIRFQHRATMSAADFALPQSSSKRKLTMDRSVMGPSQILSEGNSVIDSESNDVELKLLYDEYLQNTMTEIILKKKAEERKQLFLSQLATIAKEYEHNEEKLFELKTRERDIINLTKIQNDIDKQITDINNCIKSEDSKKLNDILSKLYSLLQPLDKLRCNNIILPETPEEWEEMMKNFKSCNATLESIMDLIGTKKESYQNVNSGIKEFINTFNNIENYTKRLEKDISDLEALILKSASLSLAQSDN
- the LOC117600322 gene encoding uncharacterized protein LOC117600322 isoform X1, which codes for MEYGIWSLHAAGELWADPRLARRHSILPASATQLLPRAAFALSGLHRPDMLPLPLTSTPDPMEPYGPMELVAKPSADRDAEKSEAEEEKHEDNEGNIEKPDENDYQTSVPKENNDNEDAGEESDTGSTNSSHRSANNNLSTKLLDPMAYLTFDKEGAVTPVLNGWVLSAYTAMLGRLSAATAALEATEIPNVPSDSDSESEHSSYTEKSRGSSPNVSNAHRGYSCGSCDVVAPTRPALRKHIVDCHPPVSSTETGETKSCPSSGCDFTTSSRCEMETHVAAHVAQGMTPTGKKRTLALQRVRYRYEREEYRCSLCSYACTIEKAFQRHLRAHAKGTAPETRVSCAVCGADRSSEVDLSRHMRRHRDDRYFCCDICIFRTVQLKKLIQHRRMHTGEKPHLCPHCAYRSARRDNLRSHVRRVHKKENLYCDTFSPRGMLLTPTIGRDSPVVQSPESSPSSNSESAN
- the LOC117600322 gene encoding uncharacterized protein LOC117600322 isoform X2, coding for MEYGIWSLHAAGELWADPRLARRHSILPASATQLLPRAAFALSGLHRPDMLPLPLTSTPDPMEPYGPMELVAKPSADRDAEKSEAEEEKHEDNEGNIEKPDENDYQTSVPKENNDNEDAGEESDTGSTNSSHRSANNNLSTKLLDPMAYLTFDKEGAVTPVLNGWVLSAYTAMLGRLSAATAALEATEIPNVPSDSDSESEHSSYTEKSRGSSPNVSNAHRGYSCGSCDVVAPTRPALRKHIVDCHPPVSSTETGETKSCPSSGCDFTTSSRCEMETHVAAHVAQGMTPTGKKRTLALQRVRYEREEYRCSLCSYACTIEKAFQRHLRAHAKGTAPETRVSCAVCGADRSSEVDLSRHMRRHRDDRYFCCDICIFRTVQLKKLIQHRRMHTGEKPHLCPHCAYRSARRDNLRSHVRRVHKKENLYCDTFSPRGMLLTPTIGRDSPVVQSPESSPSSNSESAN